A part of Streptomyces sp. NBC_01497 genomic DNA contains:
- a CDS encoding GNAT family N-acetyltransferase, whose amino-acid sequence MRIRVVAPGELGEGDLDAWRALRAKSGAPMNPFMEPEFSRAVGRVRPAARVAVITEGPEGTEGTGVPGVAAEAAGFFPYETGPLGHGRAIGLGVSDSQGAVLRPGLSLTARDLMRACSLSAWEFDNLEDGQTPFVPQAAEEFDSPIVDVGEGFEAYEAGLRERSPKFYRTTTAKERRLGRQVGEVRFVFDERDPAALAQLMEWKSAQYRRTGRRDRFAKDWIRDLVHLLAETRSPGCSGVLSVLYVGDRPVAAHFGLRSRSVLSCWFPAYETEFAKYSPGLILHLRMAEAAAAEGIGMLDLGRGAAEYKDSLKTGALKVYEGSAVRPGARAALYRLSREPSRRAHSFVRTRPRLASFAQSTLNQVGRIRDR is encoded by the coding sequence GTGCGTATACGGGTGGTCGCGCCGGGGGAGCTGGGCGAGGGCGACCTCGACGCGTGGCGTGCCTTACGGGCGAAGTCGGGGGCTCCCATGAATCCGTTCATGGAGCCCGAGTTCAGCCGCGCCGTGGGCCGGGTGCGGCCGGCGGCGCGGGTCGCGGTGATCACGGAAGGGCCGGAGGGCACCGAAGGAACGGGAGTTCCGGGCGTGGCCGCCGAGGCCGCCGGATTCTTTCCCTACGAGACCGGACCGCTGGGCCACGGCAGGGCGATCGGCCTCGGCGTGTCCGACAGCCAGGGTGCGGTTCTGCGGCCGGGCCTGTCGCTCACCGCCCGGGATCTGATGCGCGCGTGCTCACTGTCGGCCTGGGAGTTCGACAACCTCGAAGACGGTCAGACGCCCTTCGTGCCCCAGGCGGCGGAGGAGTTCGACTCGCCGATCGTGGACGTGGGGGAGGGCTTCGAGGCGTACGAGGCGGGGCTGCGCGAACGGTCGCCGAAGTTTTACCGGACGACCACGGCCAAGGAACGCAGGCTGGGGCGGCAGGTGGGCGAGGTCCGGTTCGTCTTCGACGAGCGCGATCCGGCCGCACTGGCACAGCTCATGGAGTGGAAGTCGGCGCAGTACCGGCGCACGGGCCGCCGCGACCGGTTCGCCAAGGACTGGATCCGCGACCTGGTGCACCTGCTGGCCGAGACGCGCAGCCCGGGCTGCTCCGGCGTGCTGAGCGTGCTGTACGTGGGTGACCGGCCGGTCGCCGCGCACTTCGGCCTGCGCTCGCGGTCCGTACTGTCGTGCTGGTTCCCCGCGTACGAGACGGAGTTCGCGAAGTACTCCCCCGGTCTCATCCTCCACCTGCGGATGGCGGAGGCGGCGGCGGCCGAGGGCATCGGGATGCTCGACCTCGGCCGGGGAGCCGCGGAGTACAAGGACTCGCTCAAGACGGGCGCGCTGAAGGTCTACGAGGGATCGGCGGTGCGCCCGGGGGCGCGTGCCGCCCTGTACCGGCTGAGCAGGGAGCCCTCCAGGCGGGCCCACAGCTTCGTCAGGACCAGGCCCCGGCTCGCCTCCTTCGCCCAGAGCACGCTGAACCAGGTGGGCAGGATCCGCGATCGCTGA
- a CDS encoding glycosyltransferase family 2 protein yields MPYRDLPPQLPPRAGRASREHDAVNTGAAAASRPSAIAVVDLDLAAPGGPVLSCTPAPGGPEPLPGGDVYALVRLRGRPVGTVRVRVPADGDPAEALVAAHRAGHRGEEAATAGAAAPGTAGIAPRTTVVVATRERAGRLARALTSLLAQDHPDFRVLVVDNAPTTTATHDLVTGSFAGRVDYVREPVPGLATAHNRGLASVPQDTEVVAFTDDDVVADPHWLTALTVPFTTDPRLGCATGLILPARLGTPAQILLESHGGFAKGFTPRLYDPARPPADEPLFPFTAGSFGSGANMAFRTGALRSVGGFDPATGTGTPARGGDDLYGFVRVLGAGHRLLYTPDALVWHHHRETWQDLRNQAYGYGAGLTAYLTAVLVRQPALLPSLLRRLPRGLAHARAITAHRPEAVASVTTGPGEPDGPGAPAAPGAHGAQGHPWPRSLSRLERRGMLYGPLGYLTARVARRGGRRS; encoded by the coding sequence ATGCCGTACCGGGATCTGCCGCCGCAGTTACCACCTCGTGCCGGGCGCGCCTCGCGCGAGCACGACGCGGTGAACACGGGTGCGGCGGCGGCGTCGCGGCCCTCCGCGATCGCCGTCGTCGACCTCGATCTGGCGGCCCCGGGCGGGCCTGTGCTCTCCTGCACGCCGGCGCCGGGGGGCCCCGAGCCACTTCCGGGCGGTGACGTGTACGCGCTGGTCCGCCTGCGGGGCAGACCGGTCGGCACGGTACGTGTGCGCGTCCCGGCGGACGGGGATCCGGCCGAGGCGCTCGTCGCCGCCCACCGCGCCGGCCACCGCGGCGAGGAGGCCGCGACGGCGGGTGCCGCCGCGCCGGGGACGGCGGGAATAGCGCCGCGAACGACCGTCGTCGTCGCCACGCGCGAGCGTGCGGGCCGTCTCGCGCGCGCCCTCACCTCGCTCCTCGCGCAGGACCATCCGGACTTCCGGGTCCTCGTGGTGGACAACGCACCGACCACCACCGCCACCCACGACCTCGTGACGGGGTCGTTCGCCGGACGCGTCGACTATGTGCGGGAACCCGTCCCGGGGCTCGCGACCGCACACAACCGGGGCCTCGCGAGTGTCCCGCAGGACACGGAGGTCGTCGCGTTCACCGACGACGACGTCGTGGCCGATCCGCACTGGCTCACGGCCCTGACCGTGCCGTTCACGACGGATCCGCGCCTCGGCTGTGCGACGGGCCTCATCCTGCCGGCGCGGCTGGGCACTCCCGCCCAGATCCTCCTGGAGAGCCACGGCGGCTTCGCCAAGGGGTTCACACCCCGGCTCTACGATCCGGCGCGACCGCCCGCCGACGAGCCGCTGTTCCCGTTCACGGCCGGCAGCTTCGGTTCCGGCGCCAACATGGCCTTCCGTACGGGCGCGCTGCGTTCGGTCGGCGGCTTCGACCCGGCCACCGGCACGGGCACACCCGCGCGGGGCGGTGACGACCTGTACGGGTTCGTCAGGGTCCTCGGCGCGGGACACCGGTTGCTGTACACGCCGGACGCGCTCGTGTGGCACCACCACCGGGAGACCTGGCAGGACCTCAGGAACCAGGCGTACGGGTACGGGGCCGGTCTGACGGCGTATCTCACCGCTGTCCTCGTGCGGCAGCCGGCGCTGCTGCCCTCGCTGCTCCGCAGGCTCCCGCGCGGACTGGCGCACGCCCGCGCGATCACGGCGCACCGGCCGGAGGCCGTCGCGAGCGTGACGACCGGCCCGGGGGAGCCCGACGGGCCCGGCGCACCGGCGGCGCCCGGTGCGCACGGGGCACAGGGACACCCGTGGCCCCGCTCACTGTCCCGGCTCGAACGCCGGGGCATGCTCTACGGGCCCCTCGGCTACCTCACGGCGCGCGTGGCGCGGCGCGGGGGGCGGCGGTCGTGA
- the hutI gene encoding imidazolonepropionase: MTTLVTHIASLVTNDPSLGSGPPRSRTSGSGEGDPLGLIQDAAVVIDGDRIAWVGESSKAPATDNRVDAEGRAGIPGFVDSHSHLVFAGDRTAEFNARMSGRPYSAGGIRTTVAATRAADDAELAANLDRYLAEALRQGTTTMETKSGYGLTAADESRALRIAAARTDDVTYLGAHIVAPEYADDPAAYVDLVTGPMLDACAPHARWVDVFCERGAFDADQARAVLAAGMKKGLLPRVHANQLSYGPGVQLAVELGAASADHCTHLTDADIDALAQSDTVATLLPGAEFSTRAKWPDARRLLDAGVTVALASDCNPGSSFTSSVPFCIALAVRDMGMTPDEAVLAATAGGAAALRRTDVGRLSVGARADLVLLDAPSHVHLAYRPGVPLVSAVWKSGRREV; the protein is encoded by the coding sequence ATGACGACACTCGTCACCCACATCGCAAGCCTGGTCACCAACGATCCCTCCCTCGGATCGGGGCCGCCCCGCTCCCGCACATCCGGGAGCGGGGAAGGAGATCCCCTCGGTCTGATCCAGGACGCGGCCGTCGTCATCGACGGCGACCGCATCGCCTGGGTCGGTGAGTCAAGCAAAGCACCCGCCACTGACAACCGGGTCGACGCCGAGGGCCGGGCAGGTATCCCCGGGTTCGTGGACTCCCACTCCCACCTGGTCTTCGCCGGTGACCGCACCGCCGAGTTCAACGCCCGCATGTCCGGCCGCCCCTACTCGGCCGGGGGCATCCGCACCACGGTCGCCGCGACCCGCGCCGCCGACGACGCCGAACTCGCGGCGAACCTCGACCGCTACCTCGCCGAGGCCCTGCGCCAGGGCACCACGACCATGGAGACCAAGTCCGGCTACGGCCTGACGGCCGCCGACGAGTCCCGTGCGCTGCGTATCGCCGCGGCCAGGACCGACGACGTCACCTACCTCGGCGCGCACATCGTCGCTCCCGAGTACGCGGACGACCCCGCCGCCTACGTCGACCTCGTCACCGGCCCGATGCTCGACGCCTGCGCGCCGCACGCCCGCTGGGTCGACGTCTTCTGCGAGCGGGGCGCCTTCGACGCGGACCAGGCCCGCGCGGTCCTCGCCGCCGGAATGAAGAAGGGGCTGCTGCCCCGGGTCCACGCCAACCAGCTCTCGTACGGTCCCGGTGTCCAACTTGCCGTGGAACTCGGCGCCGCGTCCGCCGACCACTGCACCCACCTCACGGACGCCGACATCGACGCGCTCGCGCAGAGCGACACCGTCGCGACGCTGCTGCCGGGCGCCGAGTTCTCCACCCGCGCCAAGTGGCCCGACGCCCGCCGCCTCCTGGACGCCGGCGTCACGGTGGCGCTTGCCTCCGACTGCAACCCGGGCTCCTCGTTCACCTCGTCCGTCCCCTTCTGTATCGCACTGGCCGTGCGGGACATGGGGATGACGCCCGACGAAGCGGTTCTGGCCGCCACCGCCGGCGGCGCGGCCGCTCTCCGGCGCACCGATGTCGGCCGCCTCAGCGTCGGCGCCCGCGCGGACCTCGTACTTCTCGACGCCCCGAGCCATGTGCACCTGGCGTACCGGCCGGGTGTGCCGCTGGTGTCCGCCGTCTGGAAGTCCGGACGGCGGGAAGTGTGA
- a CDS encoding polysaccharide deacetylase family protein produces MADPPDWIAEFTVDPGMFAAQLDAVVASGRTPLTVGAFADGLAGRGELPARPVVLTFDDGFADLPGPTAELLAKRSLPATAYLTTGAVTPGRGSLLPPAPMMSLAQAAGLEKYGIEVGAHTVTHPQLDTLSASELRRELRESKDALQDALGHAVDHLAYPHGYNSRAVRAAAAAAGYASAVAVRHALSSMADEPLRIARLILRRSHTARDVAAWMAGEGARVAPFPDAPRTVGWRLYRRARARVRGPEFAG; encoded by the coding sequence ATGGCCGACCCGCCCGACTGGATCGCCGAGTTCACCGTCGATCCGGGGATGTTCGCGGCCCAGCTGGACGCCGTGGTGGCGAGCGGCCGCACACCGCTCACCGTGGGCGCGTTCGCGGACGGGCTCGCGGGACGCGGGGAGCTTCCCGCCAGGCCCGTCGTGCTGACCTTCGACGACGGCTTCGCCGACCTGCCGGGGCCGACGGCGGAACTCCTGGCGAAGCGCTCACTCCCGGCCACCGCGTATCTCACGACGGGCGCGGTGACACCGGGCCGCGGCAGTCTGCTCCCGCCGGCGCCGATGATGTCCCTCGCGCAGGCGGCCGGGCTGGAGAAGTACGGGATCGAGGTCGGCGCCCACACCGTCACGCATCCCCAGCTCGACACCCTCTCCGCGAGCGAACTCCGCCGCGAACTGCGCGAGTCGAAGGATGCCCTTCAGGACGCCCTCGGACACGCGGTGGATCACCTCGCCTACCCGCACGGCTACAACAGCCGCGCGGTGCGGGCCGCCGCAGCGGCCGCCGGATACGCGTCCGCGGTCGCCGTTCGGCACGCGCTGAGTTCGATGGCCGACGAGCCGTTGCGGATAGCGCGGCTCATCCTGCGCCGGTCGCACACGGCGAGGGACGTTGCCGCGTGGATGGCAGGGGAGGGTGCCAGGGTGGCGCCGTTCCCCGACGCGCCCAGGACCGTCGGCTGGCGGCTCTACCGCCGGGCCCGCGCGCGGGTGCGCGGACCGGAGTTCGCGGGGTAG